One stretch of Alphaproteobacteria bacterium DNA includes these proteins:
- a CDS encoding peptidyl-prolyl cis-trans isomerase → MPEKQEKTPLRKIVARVVVAVMFGMLIVSFGIWGIGDVFRRGGRLTAVAEVGSVRIMPQEFQDEYRREVRRLQTVLQTELDAQHARELGVPQRVVEEMIGRVLFDLAARDANVAIGDATVRQSIVDNPQFRNAQGEFDRDLFQNILYNANYTEDRFVATLRHDLARGQVTEAVAAGATVPQALVDHLYRYRNERRVADALVVSAASVKDVPTPTDAELDTYRKEHAEAFTAPEYRAITAIEIHPADLAADIKVPEDRLKDEYEARIAEFRVPEERTLRQILVPDEATAKKAAALIAAGETFEKAAQDVTGKGPLDLGTVQESDVASPELGRAAFEAPEGGVTAPVQSPLGWHIVQVEKVLESRTQTLDDVKDKLTHDIAMREASDAVFDVGNKLQDALGGGASLEEAGQRLKLKVQKFEAVDGNGNAPDGKPVDDLAKLPKLLSTAFSSQAGRVSDLIDDGQGGYFILRVDNVVPSQLRPLADVRDKVLEAVMAEEKGKAAGKIAATILDKVRGGGNLQEIAKEGGYTFMTSKPFTRTAEGAAAGMTPELIAALFGAKVGDATMAATPQGAMVAKLVSIVPADPKLDEAGVKRLHDQIDGAIAGELLNDFSDALRAKYGVEVNQSVLESMIGS, encoded by the coding sequence ATGCCGGAGAAGCAGGAGAAGACACCCCTCAGAAAAATCGTGGCTCGCGTCGTCGTCGCGGTCATGTTCGGCATGCTTATCGTCAGCTTCGGCATCTGGGGCATCGGCGACGTTTTCCGCCGCGGCGGTCGGCTGACAGCGGTCGCGGAAGTCGGTTCGGTGCGAATCATGCCCCAGGAATTTCAAGACGAATACCGACGCGAAGTCCGTCGGTTACAGACGGTCCTTCAGACCGAGCTTGACGCCCAGCACGCACGCGAACTGGGCGTGCCCCAACGCGTGGTCGAGGAGATGATCGGCAGGGTTCTCTTCGATCTGGCGGCGCGCGATGCGAATGTCGCCATCGGCGATGCGACCGTGCGTCAATCGATCGTCGACAATCCGCAATTCCGCAATGCGCAGGGCGAATTCGATCGCGACCTCTTCCAGAATATCCTCTACAACGCAAACTATACCGAGGACCGTTTCGTCGCCACACTCCGTCACGACCTTGCGCGGGGCCAGGTGACGGAAGCCGTGGCCGCGGGCGCCACGGTCCCGCAAGCGCTCGTCGACCATCTCTATCGCTATCGAAACGAGCGCAGGGTTGCGGATGCTCTGGTCGTCTCTGCCGCCTCGGTCAAGGATGTCCCGACACCGACCGACGCCGAGCTCGACACCTACCGCAAGGAACATGCCGAAGCCTTTACCGCACCGGAATACCGGGCCATCACCGCGATTGAAATTCACCCGGCCGATCTGGCCGCCGACATCAAGGTTCCCGAGGATCGCCTCAAGGACGAGTACGAGGCCCGCATTGCCGAATTCCGTGTCCCCGAAGAGCGCACACTGCGCCAAATCCTCGTTCCCGACGAGGCGACGGCAAAGAAGGCCGCGGCTTTGATCGCAGCTGGCGAAACGTTCGAGAAGGCGGCTCAAGATGTAACCGGCAAGGGTCCGCTCGATCTCGGCACGGTGCAAGAATCCGATGTGGCCAGCCCGGAACTCGGGAGAGCGGCATTCGAAGCGCCCGAGGGCGGGGTAACCGCACCGGTGCAAAGCCCGCTCGGTTGGCACATCGTTCAGGTCGAAAAAGTGCTCGAAAGCCGGACGCAGACGCTCGACGACGTCAAGGACAAGCTTACCCACGACATCGCGATGCGCGAAGCGTCGGATGCGGTATTCGACGTCGGGAATAAGCTTCAAGACGCGCTCGGTGGCGGCGCCAGCCTCGAAGAGGCAGGTCAACGCCTCAAGCTCAAGGTTCAGAAATTCGAGGCCGTCGATGGAAATGGTAACGCCCCCGACGGCAAACCGGTTGACGACCTCGCGAAACTTCCGAAGCTGTTGTCGACCGCTTTTTCCAGCCAGGCGGGTCGTGTGAGCGATCTCATAGACGACGGCCAAGGCGGGTATTTCATCTTGCGGGTCGACAACGTGGTCCCGAGCCAGCTCCGCCCCCTTGCCGACGTACGCGACAAGGTGCTCGAGGCCGTGATGGCGGAGGAAAAAGGCAAGGCGGCCGGCAAGATCGCAGCGACCATACTCGACAAGGTACGAGGCGGGGGAAACCTTCAAGAAATCGCCAAAGAGGGCGGCTATACGTTCATGACGTCCAAACCCTTCACACGCACGGCGGAGGGTGCTGCCGCGGGCATGACGCCCGAGCTCATCGCGGCCCTCTTCGGCGCCAAGGTCGGCGACGCGACGATGGCTGCAACACCTCAAGGTGCGATGGTCGCCAAACTTGTCTCCATCGTGCCGGCCGACCCAAAGTTGGACGAAGCAGGGGTCAAGCGGCTGCACGACCAGATTGACGGCGCCATCGCCGGAGAACTCTTGAACGATTTCTCCGACGCCCTTCGCGCCAAGTACGGGGTGGAAGTGAATCAGAGCGTGCTCGAGAGCATGATCGGGTCATGA
- the trpE gene encoding anthranilate synthase component I has product MTIRPAFGEFARSYGAGKPQVVWTTLIADLDTPVSAMLKLADGRPNSFLFESVERGVRNRYSFVGLKPDLIWRSSHGKAEINRRARVDANAFEPCSNLPLESLRGLIEECRFELPAELPPMASGLFGYMGYDMVRQMERLPDANPDVLDIPDAIFLRPTIVAVFDSLEDSVTIFTPVWPESGISAEQAFDLAQERLADLVAEFERSVTYRRETTAGHAEIGEPRSNVTRERYHSFVEQAKSYIRAGDIFQVVPSQRFALPFKLPPFALYRALRRLNPSPFLFYLDFGGFAVVGSSPEILVRLRDGVVTIRPIAGTRPRGKDAAEDKALADDLLADPKELAEHLMLLDLARNDVGRVARIGTVKVTEKMQVEYYSHVMHIVSNVEGVLDSKHDALAALIAGFPAGTVSGAPKIRAMEIIDELEPERRGIYAGAVGYFAANGAMDTCIALRTALVKDGTMYVQAGGGVVADSDPEAEYQETRNKARALVRAAEEAVRFASRR; this is encoded by the coding sequence ATGACAATCAGGCCGGCGTTTGGCGAGTTCGCTCGCTCCTACGGCGCAGGTAAGCCGCAGGTCGTTTGGACGACCCTCATCGCCGACCTCGACACGCCCGTTTCCGCAATGCTCAAACTGGCGGACGGGCGGCCCAACTCATTCCTTTTCGAATCGGTCGAGCGCGGGGTACGCAACCGCTATTCCTTCGTGGGCCTCAAGCCGGACCTCATCTGGCGCTCCTCGCATGGCAAAGCCGAGATCAACCGCCGCGCGCGCGTCGACGCCAACGCATTCGAACCGTGCTCAAACCTTCCCCTCGAGTCCTTGCGCGGACTCATCGAGGAATGCCGGTTCGAGCTCCCCGCCGAATTGCCGCCGATGGCATCGGGCCTCTTCGGTTACATGGGCTATGACATGGTGCGTCAGATGGAGCGTCTGCCCGACGCGAACCCCGACGTGCTCGACATCCCCGATGCCATTTTTCTCCGACCGACCATCGTCGCCGTGTTCGACAGCCTCGAAGACTCAGTGACGATTTTCACGCCCGTATGGCCTGAAAGTGGCATCTCGGCCGAGCAAGCATTCGATCTGGCCCAGGAACGCCTCGCCGATCTTGTCGCCGAATTCGAGCGGAGCGTGACCTATCGCAGGGAAACCACGGCCGGTCATGCCGAGATTGGCGAGCCGCGTTCGAACGTGACGCGGGAGAGGTATCATTCGTTCGTCGAGCAAGCGAAGTCGTATATACGGGCCGGCGACATCTTCCAGGTCGTGCCGTCTCAACGTTTCGCCCTCCCCTTCAAATTGCCGCCCTTTGCACTCTACCGGGCCCTTCGCCGGCTCAATCCTTCGCCGTTCCTCTTCTACCTCGATTTCGGCGGCTTTGCGGTTGTCGGATCGAGCCCTGAAATCCTTGTCCGTCTGCGCGACGGCGTCGTTACGATCCGTCCAATCGCCGGCACGCGACCACGTGGCAAAGATGCCGCCGAGGATAAGGCTCTCGCCGACGATCTTCTCGCCGATCCCAAGGAATTGGCCGAGCATCTCATGTTGCTCGACCTTGCGCGAAACGACGTGGGACGGGTCGCGAGAATCGGCACCGTGAAAGTGACCGAGAAGATGCAAGTCGAATACTACTCCCACGTCATGCATATCGTGTCGAATGTCGAAGGCGTTCTCGACTCGAAGCACGACGCGCTCGCCGCCTTGATCGCGGGGTTTCCAGCCGGCACGGTGTCCGGTGCTCCCAAGATTCGCGCGATGGAGATCATCGATGAGCTCGAACCCGAGCGACGCGGCATATACGCCGGCGCGGTCGGCTATTTTGCGGCCAATGGCGCCATGGATACCTGCATCGCACTCAGAACGGCACTCGTAAAGGACGGCACCATGTATGTGCAAGCGGGTGGTGGGGTCGTCGCGGATAGCGATCCCGAGGCGGAATACCAGGAAACGCGCAACAAAGCCCGCGCGCTTGTTCGTGCGGCCGAGGAGGCCGTTCGGTTCGCGAGCCGGCGGTAA
- a CDS encoding divergent polysaccharide deacetylase family protein, whose amino-acid sequence MKGKPVTPTRRLAMVGMAIALGVAIGVLAGGGHRSHEAWKTALAPKIDGGSNIVKIPLADQLAEAAKTTPPSAVTAPTPKLITSHEDPRVVYEEVAPEASSGKQSGGAQERDGKPIMLGSLSSFASKPIEGPKPLWLRNAQAIPDTHGRPIVALVIDDVGLDRKRAERAMRLPAPVTLSFMTYAPEVSVQTHEASSLGHELMVHFPMEPDNPRVDPGPHALRVSESAAEIEENLNWGLGQFSGYVAINNHMGSKFTRDAQGMRVVMQELKARGLFFLDSRTTSATVGPAEARQAGLPYLERDIFLDNVDSHEAVAAQLAEVERAARHYGYAIAIGHPRDTTLDVLEKWTADVSSRGLALVPISAVMRLKLAAEQARVSG is encoded by the coding sequence ATGAAAGGCAAACCGGTAACGCCGACAAGGCGACTTGCCATGGTTGGGATGGCGATTGCACTCGGCGTTGCGATCGGCGTCCTTGCCGGCGGCGGACATCGTTCCCATGAGGCATGGAAAACAGCACTCGCGCCGAAAATCGACGGCGGGAGCAATATCGTCAAAATCCCACTCGCCGATCAGCTGGCCGAAGCAGCCAAGACGACCCCACCGTCGGCTGTGACAGCCCCGACACCCAAGCTCATCACGTCCCATGAGGATCCGCGGGTGGTCTATGAGGAGGTGGCTCCCGAGGCATCGTCCGGCAAGCAAAGCGGGGGTGCGCAGGAACGCGACGGCAAACCGATAATGCTCGGAAGCCTGTCGAGCTTCGCATCGAAGCCGATTGAGGGGCCGAAGCCGCTCTGGCTTCGCAATGCTCAGGCAATCCCCGACACGCACGGAAGGCCAATCGTCGCCCTGGTGATCGATGATGTCGGCCTCGACCGCAAGCGCGCCGAACGCGCAATGCGCCTCCCGGCCCCGGTGACACTCTCATTCATGACCTATGCGCCCGAGGTTTCCGTTCAGACCCATGAAGCAAGCTCCCTCGGCCACGAACTCATGGTGCATTTCCCGATGGAGCCCGACAATCCGCGCGTCGACCCCGGTCCCCATGCATTGCGCGTGAGCGAGAGCGCCGCCGAAATCGAGGAAAATCTTAATTGGGGTTTGGGGCAGTTCTCGGGTTACGTCGCGATCAACAATCACATGGGCAGCAAATTCACGCGAGATGCCCAAGGCATGCGCGTCGTCATGCAGGAACTCAAGGCGAGAGGGCTCTTCTTTCTCGATTCGCGCACGACAAGTGCGACCGTCGGTCCCGCCGAGGCGCGCCAAGCCGGGTTGCCCTACCTCGAACGCGACATCTTCCTCGACAATGTCGATTCCCACGAGGCGGTCGCGGCACAGCTTGCCGAGGTCGAGCGCGCGGCACGCCACTACGGTTATGCGATCGCGATCGGCCATCCGCGGGACACCACCCTCGACGTCCTCGAGAAATGGACTGCCGACGTCTCCTCTCGCGGCTTGGCTCTCGTCCCGATCAGTGCCGTGATGCGATTGAAGCTCGCAGCGGAACAAGCGAGGGTGAGCGGATAA
- a CDS encoding aminodeoxychorismate/anthranilate synthase component II, translated as MYLLIDNYDSFTYNLFHYLGELGAEVSVWRNDAISVQDAVAMAPEGIILSPGPCDPDRAGICVPLVNAAAGRFPILGVCLGHQAVGQAFGGRIVRGPVPMHGKTSLIHHNGRDIFRSLANPFPATRYHSLICAHEGLPTCLEVTARTNEGIVMGLRHRQFPIFGVQFHPESIETAEGHKLLANFLALAKPGALAA; from the coding sequence ATGTATCTACTGATCGATAACTACGACAGTTTCACCTACAACCTCTTTCATTACCTGGGTGAACTGGGTGCCGAGGTGTCGGTATGGCGCAACGACGCAATCAGCGTGCAAGACGCCGTCGCCATGGCGCCCGAAGGAATCATTCTATCGCCCGGTCCGTGCGATCCGGATCGCGCCGGTATTTGCGTGCCTCTCGTCAATGCCGCGGCGGGACGCTTCCCCATTCTCGGCGTCTGTCTCGGCCATCAGGCGGTCGGCCAAGCCTTTGGCGGCCGGATCGTGCGCGGGCCCGTGCCGATGCATGGCAAGACGAGCCTCATTCACCACAACGGCCGCGACATCTTCCGCAGTCTTGCCAACCCATTTCCCGCGACGCGATACCACTCCCTCATTTGCGCCCACGAAGGCTTGCCGACCTGTCTCGAGGTCACCGCCCGGACGAACGAAGGAATCGTCATGGGCCTGCGCCATCGCCAATTCCCGATTTTCGGCGTGCAATTTCATCCAGAGAGCATCGAGACGGCGGAGGGCCATAAGCTGCTCGCCAATTTTCTAGCACTCGCAAAGCCCGGAGCGCTCGCTGCATGA
- the trpD gene encoding anthranilate phosphoribosyltransferase yields the protein MTGDLADLKQMLAHVAAGKTLSRQEAELAFDIIMSGNATPSQMGAFLMALRVRGETIDEITGAASIMRAKAQHIAAPPNAMDIVGTGGDAHGTHNVSTASAIVVAACGVPIAKHGNRAISSKSGAGDVLAALGVNIDAAFEVVERAIAEAGIGFMLAPRYHSAMRNVGPTRVELGTRTIFNLLGPLSNPALVKRYLAGTFAKQWVEPMARVLGNLGAERAWVVHGSDGLDELTLTGPSFVSEWKDGKVANFEISPADAGLDRAELAELKGGDAQQNAKALFAVLSGTHGAFRDFVLYNSAAALLVAGKAKDLRAGVALAATAIDQGRARAVLDKLVDITNGRA from the coding sequence ATGACGGGCGATCTCGCGGACCTCAAACAAATGCTTGCACATGTTGCGGCGGGAAAGACCCTTTCGCGCCAAGAAGCCGAGCTTGCTTTCGACATCATCATGTCGGGGAATGCAACACCGTCTCAGATGGGCGCTTTCCTGATGGCGCTCAGGGTGCGCGGCGAGACGATCGATGAGATTACCGGTGCGGCTTCGATCATGCGCGCCAAGGCGCAACATATCGCCGCACCCCCGAACGCAATGGATATTGTCGGGACCGGCGGCGACGCCCACGGCACCCATAATGTCTCGACCGCGAGCGCCATCGTGGTCGCGGCCTGTGGTGTGCCGATCGCAAAGCACGGCAATCGCGCGATCTCGTCCAAATCCGGTGCGGGCGACGTGCTGGCCGCCCTCGGCGTCAATATTGACGCAGCATTCGAGGTCGTCGAGCGCGCCATCGCCGAGGCCGGTATCGGATTCATGCTCGCACCGCGCTATCACAGCGCCATGCGGAATGTCGGCCCGACGCGCGTTGAACTCGGCACGCGCACCATATTCAATCTGCTCGGCCCGCTTTCGAACCCGGCCCTCGTGAAGCGATATCTTGCCGGCACCTTTGCCAAACAATGGGTCGAACCGATGGCCCGCGTGCTCGGCAACCTCGGCGCAGAACGGGCCTGGGTCGTGCACGGCAGCGACGGGCTCGATGAGTTGACATTGACAGGTCCGAGTTTCGTCTCCGAGTGGAAGGACGGCAAAGTCGCCAACTTCGAAATTTCACCCGCGGATGCCGGTCTCGATAGAGCGGAACTCGCCGAACTCAAGGGGGGAGATGCTCAGCAAAATGCCAAAGCCCTCTTCGCGGTGCTGAGCGGCACGCACGGCGCATTTCGCGACTTCGTGCTCTACAACAGTGCGGCGGCATTGCTGGTCGCAGGCAAGGCCAAGGATTTGCGCGCGGGGGTTGCCTTGGCCGCGACGGCAATCGACCAGGGACGCGCGCGAGCCGTGCTCGACAAGCTCGTCGACATCACCAACGGCCGAGCGTGA
- the trpC gene encoding indole-3-glycerol phosphate synthase TrpC, translated as MEDVLAKICGEKRAGIVTRKASRPLTELEAVARGASPPRGFAKRLDEAIASGGYGLIAEIKRASPSKGLIRADFDPAALARAYAKGGAACLSVLTDEPYFQGKDEHLVAARAAVALPVLRKDFILDPYQVVEARALGADCILLIMAALENETALTLAHLAGEWGMDVLVEVHDASELARALDLPCRLIGINNRDLKSLKVDIATTERLAPRVPRERVVVCESGLETPDDLARMAKAGVGCFLVGGSLMAKDDVEAATRALLAHPTSRRHRASA; from the coding sequence ATGGAGGACGTACTCGCAAAAATCTGCGGAGAAAAGAGAGCCGGGATCGTGACGCGCAAGGCGAGCCGGCCGTTGACCGAGCTGGAAGCGGTGGCGCGCGGCGCATCGCCCCCCCGCGGTTTCGCAAAACGCCTCGACGAAGCGATTGCAAGCGGCGGATACGGACTGATCGCGGAAATCAAACGCGCCTCGCCGAGCAAGGGCCTCATCCGTGCGGATTTCGACCCCGCGGCCCTGGCGCGCGCCTATGCCAAAGGTGGTGCCGCCTGTCTTTCCGTGTTGACGGACGAGCCCTACTTTCAAGGCAAGGACGAGCATCTTGTTGCCGCACGCGCCGCAGTGGCTCTTCCAGTGCTGCGCAAGGATTTCATCCTCGATCCTTACCAGGTGGTCGAGGCGCGCGCGCTCGGGGCAGATTGCATCCTTCTCATCATGGCCGCACTGGAAAATGAGACCGCGCTGACGCTCGCACATCTTGCGGGCGAATGGGGGATGGACGTGCTGGTCGAAGTCCACGACGCAAGCGAGCTCGCGCGAGCGCTGGATTTGCCGTGCCGGCTCATCGGCATCAACAATCGCGATCTCAAGTCCCTCAAGGTCGATATCGCGACGACCGAGCGACTGGCCCCGCGCGTTCCCAGGGAGCGGGTCGTCGTATGCGAAAGCGGGCTGGAAACGCCGGACGATCTTGCCCGAATGGCCAAGGCGGGTGTCGGTTGTTTTCTCGTCGGCGGATCGCTCATGGCGAAAGACGACGTGGAGGCCGCGACGCGCGCCCTCCTCGCCCACCCCACCTCGCGCCGCCACCGCGCGAGCGCATGA
- the moaC gene encoding cyclic pyranopterin monophosphate synthase MoaC produces MRRRVAGLTHFDKEGKAVMVDVSAKAETARVAIAKGSVLMAPATLERIVEGGVKKGDVLGVARLAGIMAAKRTPDLIPLCHPLSLDSVEVRLECDRARSAVDITATCKTVGRTGVEMEALTAVAVAALTVYDMCKAIDRAMRLTDIRLVEKSGGKSGDYKAD; encoded by the coding sequence ATGAGGCGGCGCGTGGCGGGTCTCACCCACTTCGATAAGGAAGGCAAGGCGGTGATGGTCGATGTCTCGGCCAAGGCGGAAACCGCGCGTGTGGCTATCGCCAAGGGTAGCGTGCTCATGGCCCCCGCCACGCTTGAGCGTATCGTGGAAGGAGGCGTCAAAAAAGGGGACGTGCTCGGCGTGGCTCGACTCGCGGGCATCATGGCGGCGAAACGCACACCCGACCTCATTCCCCTTTGCCATCCGCTATCGCTCGACTCGGTCGAGGTGCGGCTCGAATGCGATCGCGCCCGAAGTGCCGTCGATATTACCGCCACGTGCAAGACCGTAGGCCGCACCGGCGTCGAGATGGAAGCGCTCACGGCCGTGGCGGTGGCCGCCCTCACCGTCTACGACATGTGCAAGGCGATCGATCGCGCAATGCGCCTGACCGACATTCGTCTTGTTGAAAAAAGCGGCGGTAAATCCGGAGATTACAAGGCGGATTAA